A genomic window from Lotus japonicus ecotype B-129 chromosome 1, LjGifu_v1.2 includes:
- the LOC130728728 gene encoding transcription factor DICHOTOMA-like isoform X2, protein MFPNSSYPYPYFPSSSSSSPSPYPPFNFLNPGNASTNNIFLHDPPPLPSVPYTNNTTNTHHHHAPPTCSETFTNWALADAMLKQENLTGGPHHHYNLSNFLTRKLPAAKKPAKKDRHSKIHTSQGLRDRRVRLSIEIARKFFDLQDMLGFDKASNTLEWLFSKSNKAIEELFRSKHSDNNNSTGACAADGDGDGDDDSFSSSSSEDEVVSVKRAQKEKEPSGVQAKMKESREKARARARERTSNKMCPETENPQMQLHQFSSEFQPHQELHRDDDFKVFEESIVIKRKLKQSLMSSSHHHQNQNIGIPKEASFNNNNNSECPSSFPMSPNWDASGATPRSNICAIASVNLSTGPVTVGKTI, encoded by the exons ATGTTCCCTAATTCCAGTTACCCTTACCCTTATTTTccttcttcctcatcttcttctccttcaccaTACCCTCCTTTCAATTTCCTCAACCCTGGAAATGCTTCAACAAACAACATCTTCCTCCATgaccctcctcctcttccttctGTCCCCTACACAAACAACACCACCAACACTCACCACCACCATGCCCCTCCAACCTGCTCAGAAACCTTCACCAATTGGGCACTTGCAGATGCAATGCTCAAGCAAGAAAACCTCACTGGTGGGCCCCACCATCACTACAACCTCTCCAACTTCCTCACCAGAAAACTACCAGCAGCAAAAAAACCAGCCAAGAAGGACAGGCACAGCAAGATTCACACCTCTCAGGGCTTGAGGGACAGGAGGGTGAGGCTTTCAATCGAGATCGCGCGAAAGTTCTTCGATCTTCAAGACATGTTAGGGTTTGACAAAGCCAGCAATACCCTCGAGTGGCTCTTCAGCAAATCAAACAAAGCAATTGAagagcttttcagaagcaagcATAGTGATAATAACAATAGCACTGGTGCTTGTGCTgctgatggtgatggtgatggtgatgatgacagcttctcctcttcctcttcagaAGATGAAGTTGTTTCTGTGAAAAGGGcacagaaagaaaaagaacctTCTGGTGTTCAAGCAAAGATGAAGGAATCAAGGGAAAAAGCAAGGGCAAGAGCAAGGGAAAGGACTAGTAACAAGATGTGCCCTGAAACTGAAAATCCTCAAATGCAGCTTCACCAATTCAGTTCAGAGTTTCAGCCTCATCAGGAACTGCATAGAGATGATGATTTCAAGGTTTTTGAGGAATCCATTGTGATCAAGAGGAAGTTGAAGCAATCATTGATGTCTTCTTCTCATCATCACCAGAACCAAAACATTGGGATCCCTAAGGAAGCAAgtttcaacaacaacaacaatagtgAGTGTCCCTCTTCCTTCCCTATGTCTCCAAATTGGGATGCTAGTGGTGCCACTCCACGCTCAAACATTTGTGCAATAGCCAGCGTGAATCTCTCAACAG GGCCTGTGACAGTTGGCAAAACAATTTAA
- the LOC130728728 gene encoding transcription factor DICHOTOMA-like isoform X1, which translates to MFPNSSYPYPYFPSSSSSSPSPYPPFNFLNPGNASTNNIFLHDPPPLPSVPYTNNTTNTHHHHAPPTCSETFTNWALADAMLKQENLTGGPHHHYNLSNFLTRKLPAAKKPAKKDRHSKIHTSQGLRDRRVRLSIEIARKFFDLQDMLGFDKASNTLEWLFSKSNKAIEELFRSKHSDNNNSTGACAADGDGDGDDDSFSSSSSEDEVVSVKRAQKEKEPSGVQAKMKESREKARARARERTSNKMCPETENPQMQLHQFSSEFQPHQELHRDDDFKVFEESIVIKRKLKQSLMSSSHHHQNQNIGIPKEASFNNNNNSECPSSFPMSPNWDASGATPRSNICAIASVNLSTGLQIFGKSWEECTSPHLH; encoded by the exons ATGTTCCCTAATTCCAGTTACCCTTACCCTTATTTTccttcttcctcatcttcttctccttcaccaTACCCTCCTTTCAATTTCCTCAACCCTGGAAATGCTTCAACAAACAACATCTTCCTCCATgaccctcctcctcttccttctGTCCCCTACACAAACAACACCACCAACACTCACCACCACCATGCCCCTCCAACCTGCTCAGAAACCTTCACCAATTGGGCACTTGCAGATGCAATGCTCAAGCAAGAAAACCTCACTGGTGGGCCCCACCATCACTACAACCTCTCCAACTTCCTCACCAGAAAACTACCAGCAGCAAAAAAACCAGCCAAGAAGGACAGGCACAGCAAGATTCACACCTCTCAGGGCTTGAGGGACAGGAGGGTGAGGCTTTCAATCGAGATCGCGCGAAAGTTCTTCGATCTTCAAGACATGTTAGGGTTTGACAAAGCCAGCAATACCCTCGAGTGGCTCTTCAGCAAATCAAACAAAGCAATTGAagagcttttcagaagcaagcATAGTGATAATAACAATAGCACTGGTGCTTGTGCTgctgatggtgatggtgatggtgatgatgacagcttctcctcttcctcttcagaAGATGAAGTTGTTTCTGTGAAAAGGGcacagaaagaaaaagaacctTCTGGTGTTCAAGCAAAGATGAAGGAATCAAGGGAAAAAGCAAGGGCAAGAGCAAGGGAAAGGACTAGTAACAAGATGTGCCCTGAAACTGAAAATCCTCAAATGCAGCTTCACCAATTCAGTTCAGAGTTTCAGCCTCATCAGGAACTGCATAGAGATGATGATTTCAAGGTTTTTGAGGAATCCATTGTGATCAAGAGGAAGTTGAAGCAATCATTGATGTCTTCTTCTCATCATCACCAGAACCAAAACATTGGGATCCCTAAGGAAGCAAgtttcaacaacaacaacaatagtgAGTGTCCCTCTTCCTTCCCTATGTCTCCAAATTGGGATGCTAGTGGTGCCACTCCACGCTCAAACATTTGTGCAATAGCCAGCGTGAATCTCTCAACAG GGCTTCAAATCTTTGGAAAATCTTGGGAGGAGTGCACCAGTCCTCATCTACACTAA